A DNA window from Thermococcus sp. 4557 contains the following coding sequences:
- a CDS encoding universal stress protein produces the protein MDIFSRLIQRKFQNIAADRYEEITRRYREFLLLPEEFVLPEVRSILIPIDRFSGEIPEGLYDTLSAYSGASVTLVYISEKRTLALIEQTLGKEEAEKLRNAKMEFARSLVLKIAPRLEELGLRIERRQFIGSKSDDVIRLMENENFDLLVVSRSYGSEVTKTSPVSPVVLKIVQHLESPVIIY, from the coding sequence GGCTCATCCAGAGGAAGTTCCAAAACATCGCTGCCGACCGGTACGAGGAGATAACCCGGAGGTACCGGGAGTTTTTGCTCCTTCCTGAGGAGTTCGTGCTTCCAGAGGTTCGTTCGATTTTGATCCCCATCGACAGGTTCTCCGGCGAGATACCGGAGGGGCTCTACGACACGCTGAGCGCCTACAGCGGTGCGTCCGTGACGCTCGTTTACATCTCGGAGAAACGTACCCTGGCTCTCATTGAGCAGACCCTTGGCAAGGAGGAGGCCGAAAAGCTTAGAAATGCCAAAATGGAATTTGCCAGATCCCTGGTGCTCAAAATAGCCCCAAGACTCGAGGAGCTGGGCCTTAGGATAGAGAGGAGACAGTTCATCGGGAGCAAGAGTGACGACGTCATAAGACTTATGGAGAACGAGAACTTCGACCTCCTCGTGGTGTCCAGGAGCTACGGCTCGGAGGTCACCAAGACGTCCCCCGTGAGCCCCGTCGTTCTGAAGATAGTCCAGCATCTTGAGAGCCCGGTTATAATCTACTAG
- a CDS encoding universal stress protein — protein sequence MRILVLVDGSKWSQKAALHAIAIAKKKRGKVILFSVLDRREARAMAFNLGMFSENLSEVERFEAEIWEDMKRSIKNLMTNLLEFCQEEGVNCSFRVVEGPAKEKILEEANSGNYSLVVMGAYGRSGKTRIGSLLEEVVGLINPPVMVVR from the coding sequence ATGCGGATACTCGTCCTCGTTGATGGTTCGAAGTGGAGCCAGAAGGCGGCGCTTCACGCCATCGCCATAGCCAAGAAGAAGAGGGGGAAGGTCATACTCTTCTCTGTCCTGGACAGGAGGGAGGCCAGGGCCATGGCCTTCAACCTTGGGATGTTCAGCGAGAACCTCTCGGAGGTTGAGAGGTTTGAGGCGGAGATATGGGAGGACATGAAGAGGAGCATCAAGAACCTGATGACGAACCTTCTGGAGTTTTGTCAGGAGGAGGGCGTGAACTGCTCCTTCAGGGTAGTTGAGGGTCCCGCCAAGGAGAAGATCCTCGAGGAGGCCAACTCCGGTAATTACAGTTTGGTCGTCATGGGTGCCTACGGCAGGAGCGGAAAAACGAGAATAGGGAGCCTTCTCGAGGAGGTCGTCGGTCTGATAAACCCCCCTGTCATGGTGGTTCGCTAG
- a CDS encoding metalloregulator ArsR/SmtB family transcription factor — MERRNEILETITDKPGITFRELARELELGIGDLQYHLRKLEKEGRVFSRKTGKRRYLFPKGFEEKAQRLLIAISTETRRRILLLLMEGPKNQKEMARSLGLSQPTVSYHMNELIKLGVVTAEKESRSVIYTLSYDPELIARLIKEYRPSLWEKLADNLIDLLTSVGDGE, encoded by the coding sequence ATGGAGAGGCGTAACGAGATACTCGAAACCATCACGGACAAGCCGGGGATAACATTCCGGGAGCTGGCAAGGGAGCTCGAGTTAGGCATAGGCGACCTGCAGTACCATCTCCGAAAACTCGAGAAGGAAGGCAGGGTGTTCTCAAGGAAAACGGGCAAGAGGCGCTACCTGTTCCCGAAGGGCTTTGAGGAGAAGGCGCAGAGGCTGCTCATAGCCATATCCACTGAGACCAGGAGGAGGATTCTGCTGCTCCTCATGGAGGGGCCGAAGAATCAGAAGGAGATGGCGAGGAGCCTCGGACTCAGCCAGCCGACGGTGAGCTACCACATGAACGAACTGATAAAGCTCGGCGTCGTGACCGCGGAGAAGGAAAGCAGGAGCGTCATATACACCCTCTCCTACGATCCCGAGCTGATAGCAAGGCTGATAAAGGAGTACCGGCCGAGCCTGTGGGAGAAGCTGGCCGACAACCTGATAGACCTGCTGACGAGCGTGGGTGATGGAGAATGA
- a CDS encoding TldD/PmbA family protein, with protein MEELVRKAEELAGRYGISYYEIRITRVTAAHLGMQNGQLEELSLNTEMGIGVRAFNGAWGFSSANDMRRAEDAIKTAMKIARLSKGKSEIYLGDPMKDRAVIGVKKPFTEVDIGDKLALVKEIDSLLKGDKVSSRRVHYGDGLKETFYFNSLGSEIETVTPRLRIALSVTARENGEMQAYWKSFGGTAGWELVEGIDFPHWAEVIKEKAVSLLHARSPPSGEFDVIMDPELTGVFIHEALGHAAEADAVKNGDSILAGRLGERIAVEGLTVVDDPTLPGRFGSYVYDDEGVKARRVEIIRDGVLVNYLNDRETSALLGLEPNGHARAQGYNYQPLVRMSNTYVEPGDWSFEEMVEEVKNGLYMVGDKGGEVDTAGGTFTFGAREGYVIENGEVKEMVRDVALSGSILDVLRNIHAIGNDLKVDFPGYCGKGQWVPVDDGGPHVLTRALVGGLR; from the coding sequence ATGGAGGAGCTTGTGAGAAAGGCCGAGGAACTGGCGGGACGTTACGGTATATCATATTATGAGATTAGGATAACCCGTGTCACGGCCGCCCATCTCGGCATGCAGAACGGCCAGCTTGAGGAGCTTTCCCTCAACACCGAGATGGGAATAGGCGTCAGGGCGTTCAACGGTGCCTGGGGGTTCTCCAGCGCGAACGATATGAGGAGGGCGGAGGACGCTATAAAAACGGCGATGAAAATTGCGAGGCTCTCAAAGGGGAAATCGGAGATCTACCTGGGTGACCCCATGAAGGACAGGGCGGTTATCGGTGTCAAAAAGCCCTTCACCGAAGTTGACATCGGGGACAAGCTCGCCCTGGTGAAGGAGATCGATTCCCTTCTGAAAGGCGATAAAGTCTCGAGCAGGCGCGTCCACTACGGGGACGGTCTCAAGGAGACCTTCTACTTCAACTCCCTGGGAAGCGAAATAGAGACCGTGACCCCGCGCCTCCGCATCGCCCTTTCGGTCACCGCCAGGGAGAACGGCGAGATGCAGGCCTACTGGAAGAGCTTTGGAGGAACCGCTGGCTGGGAGCTTGTGGAGGGCATAGACTTCCCCCATTGGGCGGAGGTGATTAAGGAAAAAGCCGTCTCCCTACTCCACGCTCGCTCGCCACCATCGGGCGAGTTCGATGTGATAATGGACCCGGAGCTTACGGGGGTTTTCATCCACGAGGCCCTCGGCCACGCCGCCGAGGCGGACGCGGTCAAGAACGGCGACAGCATACTCGCGGGCAGGCTGGGGGAGAGGATAGCCGTTGAGGGTCTCACCGTCGTTGACGACCCGACGCTGCCCGGCAGGTTCGGCTCCTACGTGTACGACGACGAGGGGGTTAAGGCGAGGCGCGTCGAGATAATCCGGGACGGGGTGCTGGTGAACTACCTCAACGACCGTGAGACGAGCGCGCTTCTCGGCCTCGAGCCGAACGGCCACGCCCGTGCCCAGGGCTACAACTACCAGCCCCTCGTGAGGATGAGCAACACCTACGTTGAGCCCGGCGACTGGAGCTTTGAAGAGATGGTTGAGGAGGTCAAGAACGGCCTCTATATGGTCGGCGACAAGGGCGGCGAGGTTGATACGGCCGGAGGCACCTTCACCTTCGGCGCGAGGGAGGGCTACGTGATTGAGAACGGCGAGGTAAAGGAGATGGTCCGCGACGTGGCCCTGTCCGGAAGCATACTCGACGTCCTGAGAAACATCCACGCCATCGGGAACGACCTGAAGGTCGATTTTCCTGGCTACTGCGGCAAGGGGCAGTGGGTTCCGGTTGACGACGGCGGCCCGCACGTGCTCACGAGGGCGCTGGTGGGCGGGCTTCGCTGA
- a CDS encoding ferritin family protein: MVVKMVIDVDIIQDVEILLKNLNGYELLSYAICNEKCGAETYEWLAKRVEGMLADEFLQLAGEKRKHAAQMSELFERLYPGMKPLEFNAPPLDTLPVCTEMMRVGDVENALALALISEAMGRDIYRKLQRMAGDEEVATLFGELAAIKENAYERLLKLYNEVIGE, from the coding sequence ATGGTGGTGAAAATGGTGATAGACGTTGATATTATTCAAGACGTGGAGATCCTGCTGAAGAACCTGAACGGGTACGAACTCCTCAGCTACGCGATATGCAACGAGAAGTGCGGGGCCGAGACCTACGAGTGGCTGGCCAAGCGCGTTGAGGGGATGCTTGCCGACGAGTTCCTTCAGCTGGCTGGGGAGAAGAGGAAGCACGCGGCCCAGATGTCCGAGCTGTTCGAGAGGCTCTACCCCGGTATGAAGCCCCTGGAGTTCAATGCCCCGCCTCTGGACACCCTGCCGGTGTGCACTGAGATGATGAGGGTGGGAGACGTTGAAAACGCCCTGGCGCTGGCCCTGATTTCCGAGGCGATGGGCAGGGACATCTACAGAAAGCTCCAGAGGATGGCGGGTGATGAGGAGGTTGCGACGCTCTTCGGGGAGCTGGCCGCGATAAAGGAAAATGCCTACGAGCGGCTCCTCAAGCTGTACAACGAGGTCATTGGGGAGTAG
- a CDS encoding TldD/PmbA family protein: MIDELIGILERENVEWELYWERGRGGSFRIERERLERSQRKFHSGIGLRIGYRGKLGFSYITGLAHDRETLESFVKRTIKLAKISEVPFAGFPSGEKPRPVGGLYDRLIDEIPFEDAYALAGDFASSMAELKGEGVTLSGSLAFGVNTYGVANSNGVFLEERSTGMSVSAYAVKEGGRTGTGSYYQSYRSLQPFEELERAITLAVEEAELSGAAGKLGGYSGELVLEPEAFGAILGILLENLYGDSVYFGRSRFSRPGEHAASEELTVIDDPSIEGLPGSYSFDGEGTPSRRTVLVEDGVLKSFLLDHTYASFLSMESTGNAVRDFRTMPHIGTSNLLVEPGKESLRDFEGIAVKKVFGEHTANPVSGDFSLTVELGYVVRNGELRPFRDNMLVGNAFEVLRSILAVGRETVRRGSFVSPRVLTVARIV; the protein is encoded by the coding sequence ATGATAGACGAACTTATTGGAATCCTCGAGCGCGAGAACGTGGAGTGGGAGCTCTACTGGGAGAGGGGCAGGGGAGGCTCCTTCAGGATAGAGCGCGAGAGACTTGAGCGCTCCCAGAGAAAGTTCCATTCGGGGATAGGCCTCCGCATCGGTTACAGGGGTAAACTCGGCTTCTCCTACATCACCGGGCTCGCCCACGACCGCGAAACGCTTGAAAGCTTTGTGAAAAGAACGATAAAGCTCGCGAAGATAAGCGAGGTGCCCTTTGCTGGGTTCCCCTCCGGGGAAAAGCCGCGCCCCGTCGGTGGACTCTACGACAGGCTCATCGACGAGATTCCCTTTGAAGACGCCTATGCCCTCGCGGGCGACTTTGCATCCAGTATGGCGGAGCTCAAGGGTGAGGGGGTTACCCTCTCCGGCTCGCTGGCTTTCGGCGTCAACACCTACGGCGTTGCAAACTCGAACGGTGTTTTCCTCGAGGAGCGCTCCACGGGAATGAGCGTTTCCGCATACGCGGTTAAAGAGGGTGGGAGAACAGGAACCGGCTCGTACTATCAGTCGTACCGCTCGCTTCAGCCCTTTGAGGAGCTTGAGCGGGCTATAACCCTCGCCGTAGAGGAGGCGGAGCTGAGCGGAGCCGCCGGAAAGCTCGGGGGATACTCCGGCGAGCTGGTTCTCGAGCCGGAGGCATTTGGGGCGATCCTGGGCATTCTGCTAGAGAACCTCTACGGCGACAGCGTTTACTTTGGCAGAAGCAGGTTTTCGCGGCCCGGTGAGCATGCCGCCTCTGAGGAACTTACCGTCATCGACGACCCATCGATCGAGGGCCTCCCAGGAAGCTACTCCTTCGACGGTGAGGGGACTCCCTCCAGAAGGACGGTTCTCGTTGAGGATGGCGTTCTGAAGTCCTTCCTTCTTGACCACACGTACGCCTCGTTTCTGAGCATGGAGAGCACGGGCAACGCGGTTCGGGACTTCAGAACAATGCCTCACATAGGGACGAGCAACCTGCTGGTCGAGCCGGGGAAGGAGAGCCTCCGCGACTTCGAGGGGATCGCGGTTAAAAAAGTCTTCGGCGAGCACACCGCCAACCCCGTCAGCGGCGACTTCTCGCTGACCGTTGAGCTGGGATACGTCGTGAGGAACGGGGAGCTTCGGCCCTTCAGGGACAACATGCTCGTTGGAAACGCCTTCGAGGTTCTGCGGTCGATCCTCGCAGTTGGGCGTGAAACTGTTCGCAGGGGTTCCTTCGTCTCCCCGAGGGTGCTGACGGTGGCTAGAATAGTGTGA
- a CDS encoding DUF257 family protein has protein sequence MGAHAVDSVLFGLRPGETVLIEYSAISSPELLLYLICRRCRARGAPIIIDDISDAFVESLVRLDLMGLELEDLKNAPVIKIGGSRDIGSVFGRVEVDKYSLDFRYYDEIYEKIVPEDVVFNPVLGIHKLFIALDRHESIRLLRNISTFVGKKSRVALYLLNADMMERYFPELLAFFEETASTVLRWDFEGGKYRLRVIKASNSSIVGSTVSLSFRDISRP, from the coding sequence ATGGGTGCTCACGCTGTGGACTCGGTTCTCTTTGGGCTCAGACCCGGTGAGACAGTCCTGATTGAGTACAGTGCGATTTCCTCCCCCGAGCTTCTCCTCTACCTCATCTGTCGCAGGTGCAGGGCCAGGGGGGCACCTATCATAATCGACGACATCTCCGATGCCTTCGTGGAGAGTCTCGTTCGCCTGGACCTCATGGGGCTGGAGCTTGAGGACCTCAAGAATGCCCCTGTCATAAAGATAGGGGGCAGCAGAGATATCGGAAGCGTCTTTGGAAGGGTGGAGGTCGATAAGTACTCCCTCGATTTCAGGTACTACGATGAGATATACGAGAAGATAGTCCCGGAGGATGTTGTCTTCAATCCTGTTCTGGGAATCCACAAGCTCTTTATCGCCCTTGATCGGCACGAGAGTATACGGCTGCTCCGCAACATCTCGACCTTCGTCGGGAAGAAGAGCCGCGTGGCGCTGTACCTCCTCAACGCGGATATGATGGAGAGGTATTTCCCGGAGCTGCTAGCTTTCTTCGAGGAAACCGCCAGCACGGTGCTCCGGTGGGATTTCGAGGGCGGCAAATACAGGCTCCGTGTTATCAAAGCCTCGAACAGCTCTATAGTTGGTTCCACGGTTTCCCTGAGCTTCAGGGATATATCAAGACCATAG
- a CDS encoding alpha-amylase family glycosyl hydrolase: MRAALAVILMMLLILPPAGAYAVPERDVIYQVMVDRFYDGNQSNNEPFYDPTHTSYRLYWGGDLEGLTEKLDYIQSLGVSTIWVSPLNDNINRMAAGSAPYHGYWTRDYKRIDEHFGTWEDFKRLVQEARRRGICIIVDYVPNHSNPATDGEFGALYDNGTFVTDYYRDTKNATVNPYTGIRENVYHHNGNIFTWEGIPLKYANLFGLADFNQLNPWVDSYLTEGALLFADSGACGFRIDAVKHMELGWLESLYLRLYSRAPLFIYGEYYSLSPERSDDLYELYRYSNVSPVLNIPIREDIVRTFGFVGSLETLSRTLEGYYSLFVYPNKQLNFLDSHDLVRFLNAAKRDDAVERFHMALALTMTLPGIPVIYYGDESYLVSRDGKGDPYNRPMMAFNNTTEAAGIIRTLAELRKTNDALAFGDFRTLYANYSVWAFERTFGSHKLLVVMNKGSPVSLTLNLNWPDGTYRDALAGAQMSVSNGKAFLELLHNSFYVFHIEGEQKEPLIGSVTPYIAQPGQRILIGGAGFGSSGRVIIGGVDARVLSWNSTEILVEVPEVKTENAWLDVVVETGGKASEPAKLRYYSGNDLPALIAINATNLTGRLWIKGSLPELAEPRPLFKSSTGYYFTVAPLPNGTAFSVELYTGSPWGELEPLNVTLYGFVNSTVVVLRDEPPIVETETAPAMPTTTIVHRPIGENPLPYVLAALLLLGAALIIWKKRG, from the coding sequence ATGAGGGCAGCCTTAGCTGTGATTCTGATGATGCTTCTGATACTGCCCCCCGCCGGGGCCTATGCGGTGCCCGAGCGGGACGTCATCTACCAGGTGATGGTTGACCGCTTCTACGATGGGAACCAGAGCAACAACGAGCCCTTCTACGACCCGACCCACACCAGCTACCGCCTCTACTGGGGCGGCGACCTGGAAGGCCTCACCGAGAAGCTCGACTACATCCAGAGCCTCGGCGTATCAACGATATGGGTCTCCCCTCTCAACGACAACATCAACAGGATGGCGGCCGGAAGTGCACCGTACCACGGCTACTGGACGCGCGATTATAAACGCATAGATGAGCACTTTGGAACCTGGGAGGACTTCAAGAGGCTCGTGCAGGAGGCCCGAAGGAGGGGCATCTGTATAATCGTCGATTACGTTCCCAACCACTCCAACCCGGCGACGGACGGTGAGTTTGGAGCGCTCTACGACAACGGCACCTTTGTAACCGACTACTACCGGGACACCAAGAACGCGACGGTGAACCCGTACACGGGCATCAGGGAGAACGTCTACCACCACAACGGCAACATATTCACGTGGGAGGGAATTCCCCTCAAGTACGCCAACCTCTTCGGCCTGGCCGACTTCAACCAGCTCAACCCCTGGGTCGATTCATACCTCACGGAGGGCGCGCTCCTCTTCGCCGACTCAGGGGCCTGCGGCTTCAGGATCGACGCCGTTAAACACATGGAACTCGGCTGGCTTGAGAGCCTCTACCTGCGCCTCTACTCCAGAGCCCCCCTCTTCATCTACGGGGAGTACTACTCCCTCTCGCCGGAAAGGAGCGACGACCTCTACGAGCTCTACCGCTACTCCAACGTCTCGCCGGTTCTCAACATACCTATAAGGGAGGACATAGTGAGGACCTTCGGCTTCGTGGGAAGCCTCGAAACCCTCTCCAGAACGCTTGAGGGTTACTACTCTCTCTTTGTCTATCCTAACAAGCAGCTGAACTTCCTCGACAGCCACGACCTCGTCCGCTTCCTCAACGCGGCAAAGCGGGACGACGCGGTGGAGCGCTTCCACATGGCTCTGGCACTGACGATGACCCTGCCAGGGATTCCGGTGATATACTACGGCGACGAGAGCTACCTCGTGAGCAGGGACGGGAAGGGCGACCCGTACAACCGGCCGATGATGGCCTTCAACAACACCACCGAGGCGGCGGGGATAATCAGAACCCTGGCGGAGCTGAGAAAGACCAACGATGCCCTGGCCTTTGGAGACTTCAGGACCCTCTATGCCAACTACTCCGTATGGGCCTTTGAGAGAACCTTTGGAAGCCATAAGCTTCTAGTTGTCATGAACAAGGGCTCGCCCGTCAGTCTGACCCTCAACCTCAACTGGCCCGACGGAACTTACCGCGATGCCCTGGCCGGCGCTCAGATGAGCGTTTCGAATGGAAAGGCATTCCTGGAACTCCTGCACAACAGCTTCTACGTCTTCCACATCGAAGGGGAGCAGAAAGAACCCCTCATAGGCTCGGTGACCCCTTACATCGCCCAGCCCGGCCAGAGAATCCTTATAGGTGGAGCCGGCTTCGGCTCCTCAGGAAGGGTCATCATCGGCGGCGTCGATGCGAGGGTTCTCTCGTGGAATTCGACCGAGATACTCGTCGAGGTTCCCGAGGTGAAGACTGAGAATGCCTGGCTCGACGTCGTGGTCGAAACCGGGGGAAAGGCCAGCGAACCGGCAAAGCTGCGCTACTATTCGGGGAACGACCTTCCAGCGCTTATAGCCATCAACGCCACAAACCTCACCGGGAGGCTCTGGATTAAGGGTAGCCTCCCGGAGCTCGCTGAACCGAGGCCCCTGTTTAAATCCTCGACGGGCTACTACTTCACCGTTGCCCCTCTCCCCAACGGAACGGCCTTCTCTGTGGAGCTCTACACTGGTTCACCATGGGGGGAGCTTGAACCGCTCAACGTGACCCTCTACGGCTTCGTGAACTCCACGGTTGTGGTTCTGAGGGATGAGCCTCCCATCGTTGAAACCGAAACGGCTCCAGCGATGCCAACGACGACGATAGTCCACAGGCCAATTGGAGAGAATCCCCTCCCCTACGTCCTCGCCGCCCTCCTTCTGCTCGGGGCGGCCCTGATAATCTGGAAGAAAAGGGGTTAA
- a CDS encoding PH domain-containing protein, producing MGNNLPKSVLRHLEPNEDVLFTVRKKISVEKPKWLIITNRRIIYLDEKILGRYEIKAIPYQKLEEVTVELGVISSEFLIKGEENIRLKLGWMNKEQARKTINAIKDALNAIAVEPVTIEVKKGLTHETWVLKKPEELVTRFAPAGATVQHQPAVEKKEDPMEKLKKLKELYDMGVISAEEYEEKRKKLLEQI from the coding sequence ATGGGTAACAACCTTCCAAAGTCCGTTTTGAGGCACCTTGAACCGAACGAGGATGTTCTGTTCACAGTCCGCAAGAAGATAAGTGTGGAGAAGCCGAAGTGGCTCATCATCACGAACAGGAGGATAATCTACCTCGACGAGAAAATCCTGGGGAGGTACGAGATAAAGGCCATACCGTATCAGAAGCTTGAGGAGGTCACCGTTGAGCTGGGCGTCATATCCTCCGAGTTCCTCATAAAGGGTGAGGAGAACATAAGGCTCAAGCTCGGCTGGATGAACAAGGAGCAGGCGAGGAAGACGATAAACGCCATAAAGGATGCTCTGAACGCGATAGCCGTCGAGCCCGTGACGATAGAGGTCAAGAAGGGCCTGACCCACGAGACGTGGGTTCTGAAGAAGCCGGAGGAGCTCGTGACCCGCTTTGCCCCGGCCGGGGCCACCGTCCAGCACCAGCCGGCGGTGGAGAAGAAGGAAGACCCTATGGAGAAACTGAAGAAGCTCAAGGAGCTCTACGACATGGGCGTTATAAGCGCCGAAGAGTACGAAGAAAAGAGAAAGAAGCTTCTCGAACAGATTTAA
- a CDS encoding DUF58 domain-containing protein, with the protein MRKNLTGYLLWALLLGTLFLSPGMIGLATVPLSILALGTLIEPPKGITVVRRISRREVRLGEEVEVRVHVTVERGMGIVVVRDPLPGSVALTGGSSVGVFFKGPRLLRVEYTYRIKPVLRGVYTLPRSEVTTRSPLGTRYLWGLYGEELRIRAVPRVLREVSVIETRRKARISVPETSYSIRGPISTDFKEIRSYQTGDPMKLINWKATARMGEVLVNEFEREGKKTVLFIVDAREAMKIGKESESPYEHAMNLVASMAHRFLRKDYHVGLYLLGAGKFIPPATGPRQLHEIVRAMMSFERVQTGEERLDDAVERLRRILIQYTPLVVYVSNILEGTWAETRRGLLTVRAMGRGRTRPMVIDISVYPTLDPGTGTLMEMEKRAIMEDLEKTGAYVVRWLPGEEETGRIVTRLLGEIR; encoded by the coding sequence ATGAGGAAGAACCTGACGGGCTACCTCCTGTGGGCACTCCTCCTGGGGACGCTTTTTCTCTCCCCGGGGATGATAGGCCTGGCCACGGTGCCCCTATCAATCCTGGCCCTGGGAACGCTGATCGAACCGCCGAAGGGCATAACAGTGGTGAGAAGGATATCCCGGAGGGAGGTGCGGCTCGGCGAGGAGGTCGAGGTCAGGGTGCACGTCACGGTCGAACGCGGCATGGGCATAGTGGTCGTCAGGGACCCCCTGCCTGGGAGCGTGGCGCTGACGGGGGGCAGCAGCGTCGGGGTGTTCTTCAAGGGGCCCAGGCTACTGCGGGTTGAATACACGTACAGGATAAAGCCCGTCCTCAGGGGCGTTTACACCCTGCCCAGGAGCGAGGTGACCACAAGGAGTCCCCTTGGGACCCGCTATCTCTGGGGGCTCTACGGGGAGGAGCTGAGGATAAGGGCCGTTCCCAGGGTGCTGAGAGAGGTATCGGTGATTGAAACCCGGAGAAAGGCCAGGATAAGCGTTCCGGAGACGAGCTACTCCATAAGGGGGCCCATCTCAACGGATTTCAAGGAGATAAGGAGCTACCAGACGGGGGATCCAATGAAGCTCATAAACTGGAAGGCAACGGCGAGGATGGGGGAGGTGCTCGTCAACGAGTTCGAGAGGGAAGGAAAGAAGACCGTGCTCTTCATTGTGGACGCCCGGGAGGCGATGAAGATAGGAAAGGAGAGCGAGAGCCCCTACGAGCACGCCATGAACCTCGTGGCCTCCATGGCCCACCGCTTCCTGAGAAAGGATTACCACGTGGGGCTCTATCTGCTGGGAGCGGGAAAGTTCATTCCACCTGCCACAGGGCCCAGACAGCTCCACGAAATCGTTAGAGCCATGATGAGCTTTGAGAGGGTCCAAACCGGGGAGGAAAGGCTCGACGACGCGGTGGAGAGGCTGAGGAGGATACTCATCCAGTACACCCCCCTTGTGGTCTACGTCTCCAACATCCTGGAGGGAACGTGGGCCGAGACGAGGAGGGGACTGCTCACCGTGAGGGCCATGGGGCGGGGCAGGACGAGGCCCATGGTGATAGACATCTCGGTCTATCCGACCCTCGACCCGGGGACAGGGACGCTGATGGAGATGGAGAAGAGGGCGATAATGGAGGACCTGGAGAAAACCGGAGCCTACGTCGTCCGCTGGCTGCCCGGCGAGGAGGAAACCGGCAGGATAGTAACCAGGCTTCTGGGGGAGATAAGATGA
- a CDS encoding MoxR family ATPase gives MTEIEEASKKLEEIVERISTVYIGNEEVIRKTLAAALVNGNVLFEDYPGLGKTLLAKAFGRVLGLKYTRVQFTPDLLPADILGTKVWRQNLGTFELIKGPIFTHVLLADEINRAPPKTQSALLEAMEERQVTIEGETFPLERPFFVIATQNPIEFEGTYPLPEAQLDRFLLRLRVGYPKSLEDEMAILEARLSWRKDDPTADMEPMIDRETFVRIQDLVEERIFTSRDIVRYISELVRNARADSRVEAGPSPRGGIALMKVAKANALLEGRDYVLPDDVKAFAIDALAHRVVIRAEYSFEGIRGEDVIMEALEKTPVPKGVEGR, from the coding sequence ATGACCGAGATTGAGGAAGCCTCCAAGAAGCTTGAAGAGATTGTGGAGAGAATTTCAACCGTCTACATCGGCAACGAGGAAGTCATAAGGAAGACCCTGGCGGCGGCTCTCGTCAACGGGAACGTCCTCTTTGAGGACTACCCCGGCCTGGGGAAGACACTCCTGGCCAAAGCCTTTGGGAGGGTCCTGGGCCTGAAATACACCCGCGTTCAGTTCACCCCGGACCTGCTTCCCGCGGACATACTGGGAACGAAGGTGTGGCGCCAGAACCTTGGAACGTTCGAGCTCATAAAGGGACCGATCTTCACCCACGTCCTTCTGGCGGACGAAATCAACCGCGCTCCACCAAAGACCCAGTCCGCTCTGCTCGAGGCGATGGAGGAGCGGCAGGTGACCATAGAGGGTGAGACCTTCCCCCTGGAGCGGCCGTTCTTCGTCATCGCAACACAGAACCCGATAGAGTTCGAGGGAACATACCCCCTCCCCGAGGCCCAGCTCGACAGGTTCCTCCTCAGGCTGCGCGTGGGCTATCCCAAGAGCCTGGAAGATGAGATGGCGATCCTCGAAGCGCGTTTGAGCTGGAGAAAGGACGACCCAACCGCCGACATGGAACCTATGATCGACAGGGAGACGTTCGTAAGAATCCAGGACCTCGTGGAGGAGAGAATTTTCACCAGCAGGGACATCGTGAGGTACATCTCGGAGCTCGTGAGGAACGCCCGGGCGGATTCCCGGGTGGAGGCCGGCCCGAGCCCCAGGGGCGGAATCGCGTTGATGAAGGTGGCAAAGGCAAACGCCCTTCTGGAGGGCAGGGACTACGTTCTCCCGGACGACGTCAAGGCCTTCGCCATCGATGCCCTGGCCCACAGGGTCGTCATCAGGGCGGAGTACTCCTTCGAGGGCATCAGGGGCGAGGACGTCATAATGGAAGCCCTGGAAAAGACCCCCGTTCCCAAAGGGGTGGAAGGAAGATGA